The Dickeya poaceiphila DNA window CGTAACGATACCGATCATCTTGCGGTTGCCGAAGGGAACACTCACTCGTACGCCCAGAACCGGCGGTGTGACGCCTGGCGCCAGTTGGTAATCAAATGTTCGCGTCAGGGGTACTGGCAAGGCAACCTGAACAACGGACATGGTCTGTGGGTTCAAATGCGTCATGAGGGTCTTCGGTCATGCATGAGTATTTGTCTGCCGTCACGGTACTGTGCGCGCGTGCGTTGTGCAATCTTACCCGCATCTTGTTGAGGTAGTGATGCGTGTTTGCGTGGTTCTGATTGCATCATAGGGTTAATTTCTGTATGATCCGCCGCCTTTATACCTTGTAGTATAAAGAACATTTCACTCAACTTCGTGTGGTGTCTGGCGGAACAAGGCTGGATAGCGACGCGGCCTTAAACAGAGGTTTCCCATGAAAGAAGGTATTCACCCGAATTACGTTGAAATTACCGCTACTTGCTCTTGCGGTAACGTCATCAAAACCCGTTCCACCGTTGGTCACGACCTGAACCTGGACGTGTGCGGCGCTTGCCACCCGTTCTTTACCGGCAAACAGCGCGTGGTTGACACCGGTGGCCGTGTTGAGCGTTTCAACAAACGTTTCAGCATCCCAGGCGCCAAAAAATAATTGGCTTCTGCGCTGGGGCAGAAAATCGGTTAACCGGTTTTTCTGCCAAAACAAAGGCACCTGCGGGTGCCTTTGTTGTTTTTGTTATCGTTTCCCGTTCGCGCTGAACGTCCTGCTCAGTATTCCCACGTATCCGGGTCAATCCCCATTTCACGCATGATCGCTTTGGCTTCTTCGGGGATTTCATCGCCGCGCTCTTTACGCAGGTCATCATCATTGGGTAAGGGTTGGCCGGTAAAAGCGTGCAAAAACGCTTCGCACAGTAACTCGCTATTGGTTGCGTGACGCAGGTTGTTGACCTGACGACGGGTACGCTCGTCTGTCAGTATCTTTAATACCTTCAAAGGGATAGATACGGTAATTTTTTTAACCTGCTCGCTCTTCTTGCCGTGTTCAGCGTATGGGCTTACATATTCGCCATTCCACTTAGCCATGGGATACCTTACATATTGATCGTGATAAAAACAGTCACTGGCGTAAAACACCATAATTCTAACGATTATTCCAGGGATGCTCAATCTATACGCAAAGAAGTTTAGAAGTCCAGATGTATTGACGTCTATATTCTCCGGGTTTACTCTCTACTTTTCTCTACCTCAGTCTTTCAGTCAGGAAAAGCACCGATGA harbors:
- the rpmE gene encoding 50S ribosomal protein L31 yields the protein MKEGIHPNYVEITATCSCGNVIKTRSTVGHDLNLDVCGACHPFFTGKQRVVDTGGRVERFNKRFSIPGAKK
- the metJ gene encoding met regulon transcriptional regulator MetJ, which codes for MAKWNGEYVSPYAEHGKKSEQVKKITVSIPLKVLKILTDERTRRQVNNLRHATNSELLCEAFLHAFTGQPLPNDDDLRKERGDEIPEEAKAIMREMGIDPDTWEY